Genomic DNA from Papilio machaon chromosome 14, ilPapMach1.1, whole genome shotgun sequence:
TGATTCCATCCCTTACATAGGCCCCAGCCAGTACCTTGGCCCATAGCCTCGTTGATCCTAAAGACGGCACTGGTCTCCTGTGTTGccgactaacctttttgctgtGTCCTTAAAAAACCTTCTAGCGCTAGGACCCCATGGACCAAGGGTCTCGACACCGAATGggacaaattcatattcggAGCCTAGACCCCAACTAATTTCTTGTGATGACAACAGCagtataattgaaataaataataaaagtaaatgcgCTGCCATGGTATTgacatttttgattttcgttgagttttattgattttaaatatgaatagcGAAATTAGTTCCatatttttccaaaatgaCGAGAGGAGGGAAAGTACCACAATGTCAGTGAGAAAATGGCGAAATCAAATAAACACAAAGCCGCATCTTATAGCCTATCCTGTAGACAATAGATGTCAGTGATTTTACTAATACTCTTTGATACAATTTGATGTTGACATATGATAaccaaacttttttatttcattagcTTTCAAGTCTTAAGGGGCACAAAATCTTGTCGGAAATAATaccttaaaatttacaaaaaatattagttattgtAGTATAGAAATGACGACGATTCGGCCCTTTACGTGTGAAGATATGTTATACTTTAACAATGTGTTAGTTCTTCACTAAgaatttgttcttttttttttacagaggttaaaaaaaaacattttgttttacagaAATTTAGATCCCCTTACGGAAACCTACGGTTTGTCTTTTTATACACAGTATTTAGCACATTGGCCGGAATATTTTCAAGTTGCAGAATCGCCTAGTGGTGAAATAATGGGCTATAGTAAATATCTTTCTTTATATGTCTAgtataagaatttatttgtcttaaaaaTTAACGTCATACGTTTATGTTTTAACTctcaataatttttctttcgaATTAGAATGTCTGATAAATTGCATTTCAGTAATGGGAAAAGCGGAAGGTCATGGTGAAAATTGGCATGGCCATGTAACAGCCTTAACTGTTAGTCCAGATTACAGAAGATTGGGCCTAGCTGCTACTTTAATGAATTTACTCGAAGAAGTGTCTGAAAAGtaagtaaagttttaatttaaattactctctgtgaatatatttattactttatgaagctaaaaaataatttaatgacaatcttttatagattttgtgttaataaatgtaaatttgattTCAGAAAAAAAGCTTACTTTGTTGATCTCTTTGTGAGAGTCAGTAACAAAGTAGCaattaatatgtacaaaaatctTGGATATATTGTATATAGAACTGTATTGGAATATTATTCTGGAGACCCTGATGAAGATGCTTATggtaaataataagatttagcttttttattctaaaaaataatatttattacacaagcaaacatttgtaacatttcaagaatagtaagttttttaacaCAAGTGTACTAAATGAGAATGTTGCAATAATTTTGGAAATCTATGGGGACACTTACATTGTGGCAGAAGTACtaagaaaaatttttttttttttactatcactaaattgtgtattaaattattatgagtACAAAGTAAATAGTAATCATACATTAGTACAGTGTGTTGGAAACAAGACAATAAGTTGTGGAatatgaaatacatttttataatgtaatttatattgttttcagATATGAGAAAAGCCTGCTCAAGAgatgtgaataaaaaatctgttatacCACTATCACATCCAGTTAGACCAGAAGatgttgattaaaatattatcaaaataaatgttttaattccatactatgtttccttgttatataaataatttaccttcCTAGCATGTTCAGTATTGTTACTGTACTATTCTGGTCTAAATGCAATTTAACAGGAAatctaaagaaaaataatcatacattgccatacaaatttatttgtttctttcaAGACTTAGTTGCGTCATCTAATTCTGGAGTGCAAGGTGACTCATCATCTTGGCCTTCCTCTGTATTATTTGTTGGTTCAACTTCAACTTCTTTTTGCTTGCGCCAATTTTTAGCGGCTGCAAGCAATTTAAGATTCGGTCTGACCATTTCGTCTTCAGGGAATATGTAATCAAATACTTCCTCCCAACCTTCTTCCACTCCAGTTTCGCTAACGATCTTTTGTCGCTTTTTGACTCTCCTAGGCATTTTGGACAACACCATTTCAAGTTTTGATTCTTCACCAATTTCCACTTCAAAATCTTTCCAGGCTTCTAAAAGAAGAACTCTTGATTCCTTTTCTCCTGCACTTCGAAGGCTATCATTCGCACGTTCGTAAATCCTTCTTGCCAATTCAACATTAATATTGTCTGGATTTTCTGCATTAAGTTCAAATTTAGCATATGACAACCAAACTTTTACATGAACAGTTCTTTCCAATAGTCTTTCGTATAGTTGTCTAGCCTTTTCTGTTTCGCCTTGGGATACTTCAAAATCAATGTAGCTTTTCCACAACAACTCTGGCATATCTAATCGTGGTTGGGAGACTGCTATTTCATAGATGGCTCGAGCTCTATCAATGTCGCCGAGCAATGTCTCCAATTCAGCAAATTTAATCCATGTTATACAATTTTCAGGTCCATATTCAAGAAACTTTTGGTACAATATTCGACATCTATCAAATTCTCGTAATTGGATTTCCAAATCAATATATCCTCTGTATAACTTATCTCTGGGGCATATCCCTAATGCCATTCCCAATGTTTTTCTAGCCTGTTTTAAGTTCTTACATCTTACTTCTAGTTGTGCATACATTAACCATATTttggaaaatgtaaatattttgtgagGAATGAGTTCTAAACAAGTTCTGTACACTTGTCTGGTCCTTTCAATATCTTCAGCTTCTAACTCTTCATACAAAGCATAATTGATCCATAAGTAAATATATCGTCTCCAGAATTGTTTGTCTTTTGATGGTGGTACATTAGCTATTGCTCTTTCATAGGTATCCCGTACATCGTCCACATTTCCTTCATTTTCAACAAGGCGTATATAGTCAAACCAAGCATCATAATTTGTAGGATTTTCTATTACTTCTTGctcatacatatattttctcTTGTTAACTATTACATCTTCAATTCCAGACCTATCTCCATATTTCTTCTCATGGATTGTGTATGCTTTATACAATTCTTTGTTCTTATCTTTTGGAATATGATCTAaagcatatttatatatgaccCTTGCTCTATCATGttctttttgattttcttcAAATTTAGCAAAAGCTATGAACAATCTTTCATCAATTTCTTCATCTCCAAAGAACTCTACTGCTCTTTCATACACTTTTCTTGCACTGTTGATGAACCCATGATTTTCTTCAAATCTTGCATATTTTATCCAGTGCTTTACATCAGGATGAACCATGACAAATCGTTCATAGATTTGTCTTGCTCTATCCAGTTCTTTGTAACGCAATTCAAAATTGATGTATGTTTGCCAAGCTTGTTCATCTGGTTGCCATTCCATCCAACGCTCAAATACCTAGAATAAACAATACTGTTTTCAAATGGGAAATTATATTGATTGTAATACTGAATTGTAGCAAGACTTCATTGCTGATGGTAAAAatcactttaaattatattaataatactgaATCAGTCTTGGTTACCATTGTAATTGAGagactattttaaaaagtatttaattactagTTACAAAACAATACCTACTTGTCTGGCACCAGCAACATTCTCCAACATTTCTTCCATGTATGTATACTTATACCAAAACTGGGACACTCTTGGTAATATTGTAACAGCTCTGTCCCATAAGTTACGAGCATGGTTCACCTGTCTGTTACGCATTTCCATCTCTGTGTACTTAAGCCTGTAATATGAAAGTGTAAATAAAGTACCTATCAAACTAGAAGTAAGTCTATCTATCTATGTTACAGACTAGAATAGAATAACATGGTCATGATTGACTTCACAACAAAAATCACAACTTTGTCTTATCCTGAGAAGTAAAGCTGATAAACATACCACAGAGTAACATTTCTATGATCCACATCCAAAGCTCGCTCGTAAATTGAACGGGCTCTCTGTATTTGCTTCTGTGACTCCTCCCATTGGGCATATTTAAGCCAATTGCCTATTacctgaaagaaaataaattacattagtaTACTTAAGTACTTACTGCACTGGTGCAGGGGCCTAAAGCATTAGTATAGaattagtataataaaacatttgactAGCAAGTTTAATTTGCAaccaatttattaattcagaaaataaaatatcattttaaattataaaataaagtaataaaacatattctatttgataatttaaagtagCAAAAACTCCTAATTTAAGTGGACAGTCCATGTTAAAGATTTGTTTTCATGGTGATTCATACTATATCATTAAATATCTATTGTATTATATGATTTGAATATTACTTGTCTATTTTTGCGTATATTATCCTCGAATGCTTTTCGTTTACGATGCT
This window encodes:
- the LOC106720055 gene encoding N-alpha-acetyltransferase 20, which codes for MTTIRPFTCEDMLYFNNVNLDPLTETYGLSFYTQYLAHWPEYFQVAESPSGEIMGYIMGKAEGHGENWHGHVTALTVSPDYRRLGLAATLMNLLEEVSEKKKAYFVDLFVRVSNKVAINMYKNLGYIVYRTVLEYYSGDPDEDAYDMRKACSRDVNKKSVIPLSHPVRPEDVD
- the LOC106720054 gene encoding protein crooked neck; the protein is MDGKATKMPKVAKVKNKAPAEIQITAEQLLREAKERDLEILPPPPKQKISDPEELRDYQHRKRKAFEDNIRKNRQVIGNWLKYAQWEESQKQIQRARSIYERALDVDHRNVTLWLKYTEMEMRNRQVNHARNLWDRAVTILPRVSQFWYKYTYMEEMLENVAGARQVFERWMEWQPDEQAWQTYINFELRYKELDRARQIYERFVMVHPDVKHWIKYARFEENHGFINSARKVYERAVEFFGDEEIDERLFIAFAKFEENQKEHDRARVIYKYALDHIPKDKNKELYKAYTIHEKKYGDRSGIEDVIVNKRKYMYEQEVIENPTNYDAWFDYIRLVENEGNVDDVRDTYERAIANVPPSKDKQFWRRYIYLWINYALYEELEAEDIERTRQVYRTCLELIPHKIFTFSKIWLMYAQLEVRCKNLKQARKTLGMALGICPRDKLYRGYIDLEIQLREFDRCRILYQKFLEYGPENCITWIKFAELETLLGDIDRARAIYEIAVSQPRLDMPELLWKSYIDFEVSQGETEKARQLYERLLERTVHVKVWLSYAKFELNAENPDNINVELARRIYERANDSLRSAGEKESRVLLLEAWKDFEVEIGEESKLEMVLSKMPRRVKKRQKIVSETGVEEGWEEVFDYIFPEDEMVRPNLKLLAAAKNWRKQKEVEVEPTNNTEEGQDDESPCTPELDDATKS